In Bacteroidota bacterium, one DNA window encodes the following:
- a CDS encoding aminopeptidase P family protein encodes MFPATTYTSRREKLRKLMKSGIILIPGNDESPMNYPANGYRFRQDSNFLYFFGLNHPGFAGIIDCDANKDIIFGNDVDIEDIIWMGVQPSVKEMASHAGITETAPFAELDSYLAEAIIKGKKIHFLPPYRAENKFLLKSLLDIKISNLKEESSTDLVKAVVALRSIKDKYEIEEIERACMTGYTMHTTAMKATKPGIYEREVAGAVEGVALCGGGTVSFPVICSVRGETLHNHYHGNIMKDGDLLMMDAGAETENGYASDYTRTLPVSGTFTQKQKEIYEIVLKANTEAIKAIKPGIPYQQIHLLAARIIAEGLGALGLMKGDAAEAVKQGAHAMFFPHGLGHMMGLDVHDMEDLGENNVGYDDEIKRIDQFGTAYLRLGRRLQEGFVLTVEPGIYFIPALVEQWKAEKKFMNFINYDKVSEYLGFGGVRIEDDILVTADGCRVLGKPVPKTVAEVEAMMKS; translated from the coding sequence ATGTTCCCAGCAACCACCTACACATCGCGTCGCGAAAAGCTTCGCAAGCTCATGAAAAGCGGAATCATACTCATCCCCGGAAACGATGAATCGCCGATGAATTATCCCGCAAACGGATACCGTTTCCGTCAGGACAGCAATTTTCTGTATTTTTTCGGACTGAACCATCCAGGTTTTGCCGGCATTATTGACTGCGATGCAAACAAGGATATTATTTTCGGTAACGATGTAGACATCGAAGACATTATCTGGATGGGCGTTCAGCCTTCGGTTAAAGAAATGGCTTCACATGCCGGAATCACAGAAACTGCGCCTTTTGCCGAACTCGATTCATATCTGGCTGAAGCCATCATTAAAGGGAAAAAAATACACTTTCTGCCGCCGTATCGTGCCGAAAATAAATTTCTTCTCAAATCGCTGTTAGATATTAAAATATCCAATCTGAAAGAAGAATCCTCAACTGACCTTGTAAAAGCAGTTGTAGCACTTCGGTCCATTAAAGACAAATATGAGATTGAAGAAATTGAAAGAGCATGTATGACCGGATATACCATGCACACTACGGCTATGAAAGCTACAAAACCAGGCATTTATGAGCGTGAGGTGGCAGGAGCCGTTGAAGGTGTCGCACTCTGTGGAGGCGGAACCGTATCTTTCCCTGTTATTTGCTCCGTTCGAGGAGAAACGCTGCACAATCACTATCACGGAAACATAATGAAAGACGGCGACTTGCTGATGATGGACGCCGGTGCTGAAACAGAGAACGGATACGCATCTGATTATACGCGCACGCTTCCGGTAAGCGGCACCTTCACACAAAAACAAAAAGAAATTTACGAAATAGTTCTCAAAGCCAATACAGAAGCCATTAAAGCGATTAAGCCTGGTATTCCTTATCAGCAGATACATCTGCTGGCAGCTCGCATTATTGCCGAAGGTCTTGGTGCACTTGGTCTGATGAAAGGCGATGCGGCAGAAGCCGTGAAACAGGGTGCTCACGCCATGTTTTTCCCACACGGCCTGGGTCATATGATGGGATTGGATGTTCACGATATGGAAGATCTGGGTGAAAATAATGTTGGTTACGACGATGAAATTAAACGCATCGACCAGTTCGGAACCGCATATCTACGCCTTGGACGCAGGCTTCAGGAAGGATTTGTTCTTACGGTAGAACCGGGCATTTACTTTATTCCGGCACTGGTTGAACAATGGAAAGCAGAAAAAAAATTCATGAATTTTATCAATTACGATAAGGTGTCAGAATATCTCGGATTCGGCGGTGTGCGCATTGAAGACGACATTCTTGTTACTGCCGATGGTTGCCGCGTCTTGGGCAAACCCGTTCCAAAAACGGTTGCTGAAGTTGAAGCTATGATGAAATCGTAA
- a CDS encoding succinate dehydrogenase cytochrome b subunit: MRYSSITKKIVMGLAGLFLALFLLVHLSINLLLLAGDDGALYTVAVGFMSSNIAIKVFEVVLFGGFFVHILFGLIVTFKNWASRPVRYYMTNKSETSLFSKYMFHTGIIIFVFLLLHFINFFFVKLGWVNPPAGVAPHDFYTMSVLLFQNKIYSIIYIAFFIFLGFHLNHSIQSAFQTLGLNHNKYNTAVKILSTVYSLIICIGFSIIPLYFIFFF; the protein is encoded by the coding sequence ATGAGGTACTCTTCAATAACAAAAAAAATCGTGATGGGCCTTGCAGGTCTGTTTCTTGCATTATTCCTGCTTGTGCATCTAAGCATTAACCTTTTACTTCTGGCCGGCGACGATGGAGCGCTGTATACCGTTGCCGTCGGTTTTATGAGTTCAAATATCGCCATAAAAGTTTTTGAGGTGGTTTTGTTTGGCGGTTTTTTCGTACATATCCTGTTCGGACTGATTGTTACCTTTAAAAACTGGGCATCACGCCCGGTGCGGTATTATATGACCAATAAATCAGAAACTTCCCTGTTTTCAAAATATATGTTTCATACAGGGATTATTATTTTTGTGTTCCTGCTGTTGCATTTTATTAATTTCTTTTTTGTTAAGCTTGGTTGGGTAAATCCGCCTGCCGGAGTTGCCCCCCATGATTTTTATACCATGTCTGTTCTGCTGTTCCAGAATAAAATTTATTCCATTATTTACATCGCTTTTTTCATTTTTCTCGGTTTCCATCTGAACCATTCCATACAGTCTGCCTTTCAAACACTGGGGCTGAATCATAATAAATATAATACGGCTGTTAAAATTTTAAGCACTGTTTATTCACTTATAATCTGTATCGGATTTTCTATCATTCCGCTGTATTTTATATTTTTCTTTTAA
- a CDS encoding fumarate reductase/succinate dehydrogenase flavoprotein subunit, which produces MTKLISKVPDGPLAQKWTKYKASCKLVNPSNKRKLDILIVGTGLAGASAAASLGELGYNVKVFCYQDSPRRAHSIAAQGGINAAKNYMNDGDSVYRLFYDTIKGGDYRAREGNVYRLAEVSNSIIDQCVGQGVPFARDYGGLLDNRSFGGAQVSRTFYARGQTGQQLLLGAYSALSRQIKKGSVALYNRRDMLDLVMVDGKARGIIVRNLVTGEIEKYSGHAVVLATGGYGNAYFLSTNAMGSNATPLWSAYKKGAMFANPCFTQIHPTCIPVHGDFQSKLTLMSESLRNDGRIWVPKNKEDVEKLRKKEIKPNDIPEVDRDYYLERRYPAFGNLVPRDVASRAAKERCDAGYGVSHSGLAVYLDFKESIARLGRNVIEERYGNLFQMYQQIIAEDPYTTPMMIYPAVHYTMGGLWVDYNLMTSVPGLYAIGECNFSDHGANRLGASALMQGLADGYFVLPYTIGDFLASEIHTKRIPTDAPEFLNTEKAVKDRLNHLISIKGKQSVDSFHKRLGKIMWEYCGMGRNEAGLKKALELIPELKKEFYSDLFIPASLEEFNPEVEKAARVADFFELGELIVRDALNRKESCGGHFREEMQTDEGEAKRDDENFVYVAAWEYQGENKEPLLNKEELTFETVQLTQRSYK; this is translated from the coding sequence ATGACAAAGCTGATTTCCAAAGTTCCGGATGGCCCCTTAGCTCAAAAATGGACAAAATACAAAGCATCCTGTAAACTTGTAAACCCGTCTAATAAAAGAAAACTCGACATTCTTATTGTTGGAACCGGTCTGGCCGGAGCAAGTGCTGCTGCCTCTTTGGGTGAACTTGGATATAATGTAAAGGTATTCTGTTATCAGGATAGTCCGCGCCGTGCACACAGCATCGCAGCCCAGGGGGGAATCAACGCAGCCAAGAATTATATGAATGATGGCGACAGCGTTTATCGTCTTTTTTATGATACGATTAAAGGCGGCGATTACCGTGCTCGTGAAGGGAATGTCTACCGTTTGGCGGAAGTCAGCAACAGCATCATCGACCAGTGTGTAGGTCAGGGGGTGCCTTTTGCACGCGATTACGGCGGTTTGCTCGATAACCGTTCGTTTGGCGGTGCCCAGGTTTCGCGAACATTTTATGCACGCGGTCAAACCGGACAGCAGCTATTGCTTGGTGCATACAGCGCTCTCAGCCGTCAGATAAAGAAAGGAAGCGTAGCACTGTACAACCGTCGTGATATGCTTGACCTGGTAATGGTTGATGGCAAAGCGCGCGGTATTATTGTCCGCAATCTGGTAACGGGCGAAATTGAAAAATATTCAGGTCATGCCGTGGTTCTTGCTACCGGAGGCTACGGGAATGCCTATTTTCTTTCAACCAACGCAATGGGCTCGAACGCCACGCCTTTGTGGAGTGCGTATAAAAAAGGTGCCATGTTCGCTAATCCTTGCTTTACGCAGATTCATCCTACCTGTATCCCGGTTCACGGCGACTTCCAGAGCAAGCTTACACTGATGAGCGAAAGTCTGCGCAACGACGGCCGGATATGGGTGCCGAAAAACAAGGAAGATGTTGAAAAATTGCGCAAAAAAGAAATCAAACCGAATGATATTCCCGAAGTGGATCGCGATTATTATCTTGAACGCAGGTATCCCGCTTTCGGTAATCTTGTTCCGCGTGATGTGGCTTCACGCGCAGCCAAAGAGCGCTGTGATGCCGGCTATGGGGTGAGCCATTCAGGTCTTGCAGTGTATCTCGATTTCAAAGAATCAATTGCACGCCTTGGCCGAAATGTTATTGAAGAACGCTACGGCAACCTGTTTCAAATGTATCAGCAAATTATTGCGGAAGATCCTTATACAACCCCGATGATGATATACCCGGCAGTACATTATACTATGGGTGGTTTATGGGTTGATTATAACCTGATGACGAGTGTACCCGGACTTTATGCCATCGGCGAATGCAATTTCAGCGATCATGGTGCAAACCGTCTGGGCGCTTCTGCACTCATGCAGGGTCTTGCCGATGGCTATTTTGTGCTTCCTTACACAATCGGCGATTTTCTCGCTTCCGAGATTCACACCAAACGCATTCCAACCGATGCTCCCGAATTTTTAAATACCGAAAAAGCAGTAAAAGACCGCCTCAATCATCTTATCAGTATCAAAGGAAAACAATCCGTTGATTCTTTCCATAAACGATTGGGTAAAATTATGTGGGAATACTGCGGAATGGGACGCAACGAGGCAGGTTTGAAAAAAGCCCTGGAACTTATTCCTGAATTGAAAAAAGAATTTTACAGCGACCTGTTTATCCCTGCGAGTCTTGAGGAGTTTAATCCGGAAGTGGAAAAAGCTGCCCGGGTTGCCGATTTCTTTGAATTAGGTGAACTCATTGTGCGCGATGCACTCAACAGGAAAGAATCATGCGGCGGGCATTTCCGCGAAGAAATGCAAACCGATGAAGGCGAAGCAAAACGCGACGATGAGAACTTTGTGTATGTTGCCGCGTGGGAATATCAGGGCGAAAATAAAGAGCCTTTGCTGAATAAGGAAGAACTGACATTTGAAACGGTTCAGCTTACACAGCGCAGTTACAAATAA
- a CDS encoding chorismate mutase, whose amino-acid sequence MKKEAEITQPEDWFSGIKRPLIISGPCSAESEDQVMKTAVGLAGTGRVHIFRAGIWKPRTTPRAFKGVGSIGLDWLVKVKQQTGLHVATEVATPQHVEECLKCGIDVLWIGARTVSNPFSVQELAEALKGTDIPVLVKNPVNPDLGLWIGAFERLTRACVTKIAAIHRGFYPFERSPLRNIPKWEVPVELKSLWPDLPIICDPSHIAGSREAIAGISQKALDLNMDGLMIESHIHPEAALSDAQQQLNPTELDFLLKTLTFRTVAIDNKEFLNSLEQLRNQIDSIDSQIIELLGQRMEIVDRIGMFKKENNITILQIKRWNAIVAALTAQAEHNNLPIEFVRNFLQLIHQESIRRQTEIFKK is encoded by the coding sequence ATGAAAAAAGAAGCTGAAATAACACAACCCGAGGACTGGTTTTCCGGTATTAAAAGGCCATTGATAATAAGTGGGCCCTGCAGTGCTGAATCTGAAGATCAGGTGATGAAAACGGCTGTCGGGCTTGCCGGAACCGGTCGCGTGCATATTTTTCGTGCCGGAATCTGGAAGCCGCGTACAACGCCCCGTGCATTTAAAGGTGTGGGCAGCATTGGACTCGATTGGTTGGTAAAGGTTAAACAGCAAACAGGTTTACACGTTGCCACCGAAGTTGCCACACCGCAGCATGTTGAAGAATGCTTAAAATGTGGAATTGACGTGCTTTGGATAGGGGCACGCACTGTTTCAAATCCCTTTTCTGTTCAGGAACTTGCGGAAGCGCTGAAAGGAACAGACATTCCTGTTCTGGTCAAAAATCCGGTCAACCCGGATCTTGGATTGTGGATTGGCGCGTTTGAACGGCTGACGCGTGCCTGTGTGACGAAGATTGCTGCCATACATCGCGGTTTTTATCCGTTCGAACGTTCTCCCTTGCGCAATATACCCAAATGGGAAGTGCCTGTTGAACTGAAGAGCCTGTGGCCCGATTTGCCTATAATATGCGACCCCAGCCACATTGCGGGTTCGCGCGAAGCAATTGCCGGCATCAGCCAGAAAGCGCTTGATTTGAACATGGACGGGCTGATGATAGAATCGCATATTCATCCTGAAGCGGCTTTGAGCGACGCACAGCAGCAGCTGAATCCTACGGAACTTGATTTTTTACTCAAAACACTGACCTTCCGAACGGTTGCCATTGACAATAAGGAATTTTTAAACAGTCTGGAGCAGCTCAGAAATCAGATTGACTCTATCGATTCGCAGATTATTGAATTATTAGGACAGCGTATGGAAATTGTGGACAGAATCGGTATGTTCAAGAAGGAAAACAATATCACGATTCTTCAAATTAAGCGCTGGAATGCAATTGTAGCGGCACTTACAGCACAGGCTGAACATAATAACCTGCCCATAGAATTTGTCAGGAATTTCCTGCAACTCATTCATCAGGAAAGCATCCGGCGGCAGACCGAAATATTTAAAAAATAA
- a CDS encoding aminopeptidase P N-terminal domain-containing protein, whose translation MRYTPIRPEFYINNRKRLLSKLNPNSLVIINSNDEMPRNGDQTFPFRQNSDMQYMTGLDQEKCILCLCPNHPIESMREIVFTVQTSESMVTWYGHKYTHDEVRKLSGVKTVKWLDDFESTLKDLMVKSDSVYLNMNEDFRFSTDVPSRDLRFAQKLRNEFPLHKYERLAPLITEMRMCKAPEEIDMMEKACEITESAFRRLLDFVKPGLWEYEVEASITHEFIRKGASGHAYYPIVASGAGACVLHYIENDKKLKDGDLMLLDFGAEYGNYAADLSRTIPVNGKFTKRQKDCYNAVLRTFKKAKKLIVAGTTIDEINREVCRLMEAEMIGLGLFTAAQVKKQDPGAPLYFSYYMHGNSHFMGMDVHDVGTKQMKLKPGMVLSCEPGLYIKEEGIGIRIESDILVTSKGPVDLMPNLPAEVEEIEQLMKRKK comes from the coding sequence ATGAGATACACACCCATCCGTCCTGAATTTTACATCAACAACAGGAAGCGCCTGTTATCAAAGCTCAATCCGAACTCATTGGTAATCATAAATTCAAATGATGAGATGCCTCGCAACGGCGACCAGACATTTCCATTCAGGCAAAACTCCGATATGCAATACATGACCGGGCTCGATCAGGAAAAGTGCATATTGTGCCTGTGTCCGAACCACCCTATTGAAAGCATGCGCGAGATTGTTTTTACGGTGCAGACAAGCGAAAGCATGGTTACCTGGTATGGTCATAAATATACGCATGATGAGGTCAGAAAACTTTCGGGTGTGAAAACAGTGAAGTGGCTCGATGATTTTGAAAGCACGCTGAAAGACTTGATGGTAAAGAGCGACAGCGTGTATCTGAACATGAACGAAGATTTCCGCTTTTCAACGGATGTTCCATCACGCGATCTGCGCTTTGCACAAAAACTGCGTAATGAATTTCCGCTGCATAAATATGAGCGTCTCGCACCGCTGATTACTGAAATGCGCATGTGCAAGGCTCCGGAAGAAATTGACATGATGGAAAAAGCCTGCGAAATCACAGAGTCAGCCTTTCGCCGGCTGCTTGATTTTGTAAAACCCGGATTGTGGGAATACGAAGTGGAAGCCTCCATTACGCATGAGTTTATCAGAAAGGGCGCATCAGGTCATGCCTACTACCCAATCGTGGCATCCGGTGCAGGTGCTTGCGTGCTGCATTATATTGAAAATGATAAAAAATTGAAAGACGGCGATCTGATGCTGCTTGATTTTGGTGCCGAATACGGCAATTATGCAGCCGACCTTTCGCGCACCATTCCGGTAAACGGTAAATTTACAAAACGCCAGAAAGATTGTTACAACGCAGTTTTAAGAACGTTTAAAAAAGCAAAAAAACTCATCGTAGCCGGTACAACCATTGATGAAATCAACCGCGAAGTATGCCGCCTTATGGAAGCCGAGATGATTGGTCTTGGACTATTCACGGCAGCTCAGGTAAAGAAGCAGGATCCGGGAGCGCCGCTGTATTTCAGCTATTACATGCATGGCAATTCACACTTCATGGGAATGGATGTTCATGATGTAGGCACCAAACAAATGAAACTCAAACCCGGTATGGTGCTGAGCTGCGAACCGGGCCTGTATATAAAAGAAGAAGGTATTGGCATTCGCATAGAAAGCGATATACTTGTAACTTCAAAAGGACCGGTTGACCTCATGCCCAATCTGCCCGCCGAAGTAGAAGAAATTGAACAGCTGATGAAAAGAAAAAAATAA